A genomic window from Phaenicophaeus curvirostris isolate KB17595 chromosome 34, BPBGC_Pcur_1.0, whole genome shotgun sequence includes:
- the LOC138732622 gene encoding olfactory receptor 14A16-like, with translation MSNSSSITQFLLLPFADSRELQLLHFWLFLGIYLAALLGNGLIIITIAWDHHLHTPMYFFLLNLALLDMGSISTTVPKSMANSLWDTRAISYSGCVAQMFLFIFFLGTEYFLLTVMSYDRYVAICNPLHYGTLLGTRACVHMAAAAWGAGFLNALLHTASTFSLPLCQGNAVDQFFCEIPQILKLSCSHANLREVGLLVVSFLVAFGCFVFIVVSYVQIFRAVLRMPSEQGRHKAFSTCLPHLAVVSLFLSTDTFTYLKPPSFSSPSMNLVVSFLYAVVTPALNPLIYGLRNKDLKDALRELITGQSSDAINS, from the coding sequence atgtccaacagcagctccatcacccagttcctcctcctgccattcgcagactcacgggagctgcagctcttgcacttctggctcttcctgggcatctacctggctgccctcctgggaaacggcctcatcatcatcaccatcgcctgggaccaccacctccacacccccatgtacttcttcctcctcaacctcgccctcctcGACATGggatccatctccaccactgtccccaaatccatggccaattccctctgggacaccagggcaATCTCCTACTCAGGATGCGTTGcccaaatgtttctatttattttcttccttggtacagaatattttcttctcacagtcatgtcctatgaccgctacgttgccatctgcaaccccctgcactacgggaccctcctgggcaccagagcttgtgtccacatggcagcagctgcctggggcgctgggtttctcaatgctctgctgcacacggccagtacattttccctgcccctgtgccagggcaatgctgtggaccagttcttctgtgaaatcccccagatcctcaagctctcctgctcacatgcCAACCTCAGGGAGGTTGGGCTTCTTGTGGTTAGTTTCTTAGTagcttttggctgttttgttttcattgtggtgtcctatgtgcagatcttcagggccgtGCTGAGGATGCCCTCGgagcagggacggcacaaagccttctccacatgcctccctcacctggctgtggtctccctgtttctcagcactgaCACGTTTACCTACCTTaagcctccctccttctcctccccatccatgAATTTAGTTGTGTCATTTCTCTATGCAGTGGTAACTCCAGCACTGAATCCCCTCATCTACGGCTTGAGGAACAAGGACCTCAAGGATGCGCTGCGGGAACTTATAACTGGACAGAGCTCTGATGCAATAAATTCCTGa